A single region of the Mechercharimyces sp. CAU 1602 genome encodes:
- the dapD gene encoding 2,3,4,5-tetrahydropyridine-2,6-dicarboxylate N-acetyltransferase — protein MDMMDANQIISYIQNSEKKTPVKVHIKGKLAGINFGTEIHSFINENVGVLFGDWKQIEPILTQHQELIEDYVLEQDRRNSAIPLLDMKGIEARIEPGAIIREQVTIGKGAVIMMGAAINIGAVVGEGTMIDMNVVIGGRGTIGKNCHIGAGSVIAGVIEPPSATPVIIEDDVVIGANAVILEGVRVGKGAVVAAGAVVIEDVPANTVVAGTPARVIKEIDEQTRSKTEIKQELRQL, from the coding sequence ATGGACATGATGGACGCAAATCAAATTATCTCGTATATCCAAAACAGTGAAAAGAAGACACCTGTGAAAGTACATATTAAAGGAAAGTTAGCCGGAATCAACTTCGGCACTGAAATACACTCCTTTATTAATGAAAATGTTGGTGTTTTGTTTGGTGACTGGAAGCAGATTGAGCCGATCCTCACTCAACATCAAGAGCTGATTGAGGACTATGTGTTGGAACAAGATCGTCGCAATTCTGCCATTCCTCTCCTCGATATGAAAGGAATTGAGGCACGCATTGAACCTGGTGCGATCATCCGTGAGCAAGTAACAATCGGCAAGGGTGCCGTTATCATGATGGGGGCTGCTATCAATATTGGCGCCGTAGTCGGAGAAGGTACCATGATCGATATGAATGTGGTTATCGGCGGACGGGGGACAATCGGGAAAAACTGCCACATTGGAGCAGGCAGTGTCATTGCCGGGGTGATCGAACCCCCCTCAGCTACCCCAGTCATCATTGAAGATGATGTAGTCATCGGCGCAAATGCTGTTATCTTAGAAGGTGTGCGCGTCGGAAAAGGTGCTGTTGTAGCCGCAGGTGCGGTCGTAATTGAAGATGTACCAGCTAACACCGTTGTGGCAGGTACACCTGCTCGCGTAATTAAAGAAATTGACGAGCAGACTCGTTCCAAAACAGAGATTAAACAAGAATTGCGTCAGCTGTAA
- a CDS encoding N-acetyldiaminopimelate deacetylase: MNLSPDPFIQIRRDLHQIPEGGFKEVKTQTYLLRYLATLPQERIEVKTWRTGILVRVHGTAPTRCLAYRADMDGLPIAEETDYSFTSQHPGYMHACGHDMHMAISLGILTYFTHHPIADDLLFIFQPAEEGPGGAEPMLASKEWQTWKPDLIFALHIAPELPVGSIATCPGTFFANTSELFIDLVGTSGHAARPHQANDMVIASSQLALQLQSIISRNVDPQEAAVLTIGKMEAGTKQNIIAGSARLEGTIRALQMDTMKRVKSRIRELVSGIELAYQCEATIDWGSNYCQVYNDEHLTRSFMEWAQASQLVHVVHSPPAMTGEDFGYFVREIPGFMFWLGVDTPYGLHHAKLQPDEDAIGIAIHLMTSYLTSLGE, from the coding sequence ATGAATCTCTCACCCGATCCTTTTATTCAAATTCGACGGGATCTCCATCAAATCCCAGAAGGTGGTTTCAAAGAGGTAAAAACACAAACGTATCTCCTGCGCTATCTGGCTACACTTCCACAGGAACGAATCGAAGTAAAAACCTGGCGCACAGGGATATTAGTACGCGTACACGGCACGGCACCTACTCGTTGTCTCGCTTATCGCGCTGATATGGATGGGCTCCCGATCGCAGAGGAAACAGATTACTCATTCACTTCGCAGCACCCTGGTTATATGCATGCTTGTGGACACGATATGCATATGGCGATTAGTCTCGGGATTTTAACTTACTTCACCCATCATCCCATCGCAGATGACCTACTTTTTATCTTTCAGCCAGCGGAAGAAGGACCGGGTGGCGCAGAACCAATGCTCGCCAGCAAAGAATGGCAAACATGGAAACCTGATCTCATTTTCGCCCTCCATATTGCACCTGAACTTCCCGTGGGAAGTATCGCTACTTGTCCCGGTACGTTTTTCGCCAATACATCAGAGCTCTTTATCGATCTCGTTGGAACGAGCGGTCATGCTGCTCGCCCTCACCAAGCCAATGATATGGTCATAGCTAGCTCCCAACTAGCTCTCCAACTGCAAAGTATTATTTCTCGTAATGTAGATCCACAAGAGGCAGCCGTTCTTACCATCGGGAAAATGGAAGCAGGCACAAAGCAAAATATTATTGCTGGTAGCGCTAGACTAGAAGGCACCATTCGCGCCCTCCAGATGGATACCATGAAAAGAGTAAAGAGTCGTATCCGTGAGCTTGTAAGTGGAATAGAGCTCGCCTATCAATGTGAAGCGACTATCGATTGGGGCTCTAACTACTGTCAAGTATATAATGACGAACACCTCACCCGTTCCTTTATGGAGTGGGCCCAAGCATCCCAGCTTGTCCATGTAGTTCACTCTCCCCCTGCGATGACTGGGGAGGACTTTGGTTACTTTGTACGTGAGATTCCTGGATTCATGTTTTGGCTTGGCGTTGACACCCCATACGGCTTACATCACGCCAAGCTTCAACCTGATGAGGATGCGATCGGTATCGCAATCCATCTCATGACTAGCTATCTCACTTCACTGGGCGAGTAA
- a CDS encoding SDR family NAD(P)-dependent oxidoreductase, whose amino-acid sequence MVIKDAKHALVVGGTGMLRGAVLALAESGWSVTVMARSQRRLHQLVEEVQQRGYKGAIHPVVTDYTLEKEWLEDCERAKEAYGLFQCVIAWIHGPAVHAPLQLARWLEQSESPSQFYHVIGSSGADPTVDQVGRRAPFQKLQRVSYHEVVLGFIDEGSYSRWLTHEEISSGVLHALETSEKQVIVGSVRPWTKRP is encoded by the coding sequence ATGGTGATAAAGGATGCAAAACACGCTTTGGTTGTAGGGGGAACAGGCATGTTACGGGGGGCTGTGCTTGCATTGGCGGAATCGGGATGGAGTGTCACGGTGATGGCACGTTCCCAGAGACGCTTACATCAGTTAGTAGAGGAGGTACAGCAACGTGGGTATAAAGGAGCGATTCACCCTGTTGTGACTGACTACACCTTGGAAAAAGAATGGTTAGAAGATTGTGAGAGGGCGAAAGAAGCATATGGCCTCTTTCAGTGTGTAATCGCATGGATTCATGGACCGGCCGTACATGCTCCCTTGCAGTTAGCGAGGTGGCTAGAGCAGAGTGAATCGCCTTCTCAATTCTATCATGTGATCGGTAGTAGTGGGGCTGATCCTACGGTTGATCAGGTGGGACGTCGTGCGCCTTTTCAAAAGCTACAACGGGTGAGCTACCATGAAGTTGTGCTTGGATTTATAGATGAAGGAAGCTATTCACGCTGGCTTACACATGAAGAGATTAGTAGTGGAGTGTTGCATGCCCTTGAGACATCGGAAAAACAAGTCATTGTAGGAAGCGTACGTCCATGGACGAAAAGACCATAA
- a CDS encoding deaminase domain-containing protein, giving the protein MSEEQVPLKPAHLRRFKTLKVDGMGNINTEEGYDRAAEPIPKLLEQVAEQLQDDVTASGTLKIRVKFPPSISCQWVMIQFHKQYPHISLQILDLEGRDILFFAGDPIEDNRGEGER; this is encoded by the coding sequence ATGTCAGAAGAGCAAGTGCCGTTAAAACCAGCGCACCTTCGTCGCTTTAAAACGTTAAAGGTAGACGGGATGGGAAACATTAATACAGAAGAGGGATATGATCGTGCGGCAGAACCGATCCCGAAATTATTGGAACAAGTGGCAGAACAGTTGCAAGACGATGTGACGGCGAGTGGGACATTAAAAATTCGAGTAAAATTCCCTCCCTCCATCAGTTGTCAATGGGTGATGATACAATTTCATAAACAGTATCCTCATATTTCATTACAGATATTGGATTTGGAAGGGCGAGATATTTTGTTTTTTGCAGGGGATCCGATTGAAGACAACAGAGGGGAAGGGGAGAGGTAA
- a CDS encoding aspartate aminotransferase family protein, which yields MESWSHQDQAYIMSTVNRLPIAIEKATGNYLYDTEGKAYLDLVTGLGVNVVGHSHPTVLKALTEQGNRFLHISNLFLNPPAIRLAKRLLSHSLVRGKVYFANSGAEATEATIKLIHKWCTREQNEKRGVVVMKNSFHGRTMGAIRLTRQPGVYQDYPEIDLPVYEVEGEDLSSLEAICHQHQPAAILLEPVLGAGGVYPLSPSYLQGARRIADQHSMLLCIDEIQTGMGRTGKLFAYQHSDISPDVILFAKGVGGGLPLGGIIANANTCDLFQPGDHGTTFAPSPLSSALGNAVLDILLEQEQLEMGKKAAAYLWQKLIELQRKHPHIIKEVRGLGMMLGIRTSCTPEQAQQLQRDLYHAGILVNVAAQTVIRLLPPLTLQHDEIDHFIFTLDHYINHRVSDS from the coding sequence ATGGAATCGTGGTCACATCAAGATCAAGCCTATATCATGTCTACCGTCAATCGCCTACCGATCGCGATCGAAAAAGCGACGGGCAACTATTTATACGATACCGAAGGAAAAGCTTACCTCGATTTGGTAACGGGATTAGGGGTCAATGTCGTTGGTCATTCGCATCCAACCGTACTCAAAGCGCTTACAGAGCAAGGAAATCGTTTTTTACATATCTCTAATCTCTTTTTAAATCCACCCGCGATTCGGCTTGCCAAACGGTTGCTCTCCCATTCCCTCGTCAGGGGCAAGGTTTACTTTGCCAACTCCGGAGCAGAAGCGACCGAAGCAACAATCAAACTGATTCATAAGTGGTGCACCCGTGAGCAAAATGAAAAGCGAGGGGTTGTAGTCATGAAGAATAGCTTCCATGGTCGCACGATGGGAGCTATTCGCCTCACCCGTCAACCCGGAGTATATCAAGATTATCCAGAAATCGATCTACCTGTATATGAGGTAGAGGGTGAAGATTTATCCTCTTTAGAAGCGATCTGTCATCAACATCAGCCTGCAGCCATTTTACTAGAACCCGTTTTAGGGGCAGGCGGCGTATATCCCTTATCGCCTTCTTACCTACAAGGCGCCCGAAGAATTGCAGATCAACACTCCATGCTTCTTTGCATAGATGAAATTCAGACCGGCATGGGCCGCACCGGCAAACTGTTTGCCTATCAACACAGCGATATTTCACCCGACGTGATTTTGTTTGCTAAAGGAGTTGGTGGCGGCCTTCCACTGGGAGGGATCATCGCAAACGCAAACACATGTGATCTCTTCCAACCTGGGGATCATGGAACCACTTTTGCCCCTTCTCCATTAAGCTCCGCTTTAGGAAATGCAGTACTTGATATATTGTTGGAGCAAGAACAGTTGGAGATGGGAAAAAAAGCCGCAGCATATCTATGGCAAAAGCTAATAGAACTGCAGAGAAAGCATCCTCACATCATCAAAGAGGTGCGTGGTCTCGGAATGATGCTCGGCATTCGCACATCGTGTACCCCTGAGCAAGCCCAACAGCTCCAACGCGACCTCTATCATGCAGGAATATTGGTTAATGTAGCCGCACAAACAGTGATTCGCTTGCTTCCTCCTCTCACCTTGCAACACGATGAGATCGATCACTTCATCTTTACACTGGATCATTATATAAACCATCGAGTAAGTGACTCATGA
- a CDS encoding MFS transporter yields MKSNSRASLYKRNHRFRLLWMGQAGSVVGDWLHTVALMQVVMDITASSLSVGVVLMCRSVSSIVLGPFLGPLVDQWSKQKILIYTNLMRAVAVLLFIGAYEWGQIVLIYVAALVVGLGSAFFQPAHRSLLTSIVTRNDLAEANAWLTMTNSVSMMLGAIVGGVVTMISPSYAFFINAGLYTASAYAFHQMVFMTDSRERDQAIFHYLSSLWEGWREVRQNRHIRAIIWIGICWGLAGGGYYVFLPLLGQQGSSWGLGLLYAVDGIGVLVGSLLVRWRLGKEERIQRISYGISYIGQALGFVLLTQTSSFYVAIWFLLLMRIFSGIIIPLDSTLLQTHTSKQTMGRVFALHMSTYGGMMQISYVLFGWAFNKWPIWLIGVGIGTVSCLSGIMWLIVVCRGKQRKS; encoded by the coding sequence GTGAAATCGAACAGTCGTGCCTCTCTCTATAAACGTAATCATAGATTTCGGTTGCTATGGATGGGACAGGCAGGGAGTGTGGTGGGTGATTGGCTTCATACGGTCGCGCTGATGCAGGTAGTAATGGATATAACGGCGTCTTCCTTGTCTGTAGGTGTGGTGTTGATGTGCCGTTCAGTTTCTAGTATTGTATTGGGGCCGTTTCTTGGTCCTCTAGTGGATCAATGGTCAAAACAGAAAATACTTATCTATACCAATCTAATGCGCGCGGTCGCGGTGCTACTTTTTATTGGTGCGTATGAGTGGGGACAGATCGTGCTCATCTATGTTGCAGCTCTGGTTGTGGGATTAGGGAGTGCTTTTTTTCAACCAGCACATCGTTCTTTGCTAACATCTATTGTTACACGCAATGATTTAGCAGAAGCTAATGCGTGGCTGACGATGACTAACAGTGTGAGTATGATGCTTGGGGCAATAGTGGGCGGGGTTGTGACGATGATCTCGCCATCATATGCTTTTTTTATCAATGCAGGTTTGTATACTGCCTCCGCCTATGCTTTTCACCAGATGGTTTTTATGACAGATAGCAGAGAACGGGATCAAGCGATATTTCACTACCTTTCATCTTTATGGGAAGGGTGGAGGGAAGTGAGGCAGAACCGCCATATTCGTGCGATCATATGGATCGGGATCTGTTGGGGACTAGCAGGGGGTGGATATTATGTATTTCTTCCGCTGTTAGGGCAGCAGGGTTCTAGCTGGGGGCTAGGTCTGCTCTACGCTGTGGATGGAATAGGCGTGCTTGTAGGCTCTTTGTTAGTGAGGTGGCGTTTGGGAAAAGAAGAGCGTATTCAGAGGATTAGTTACGGGATCTCCTACATAGGACAAGCGCTTGGTTTTGTTCTGCTCACGCAAACATCTAGCTTTTATGTAGCGATATGGTTTCTTCTGCTGATGCGTATTTTTAGTGGCATTATTATCCCGTTAGACAGTACACTATTACAAACCCATACATCCAAACAAACGATGGGGCGTGTTTTCGCTTTACATATGTCTACATACGGAGGGATGATGCAAATTTCCTACGTGTTGTTCGGCTGGGCATTTAATAAGTGGCCTATATGGTTGATTGGGGTAGGGATAGGAACAGTATCTTGTTTGAGTGGAATCATGTGGTTGATTGTGGTGTGTAGAGGAAAGCAAAGGAAGAGTTAA